The genomic stretch AGCGATTCTTCAAAGGTTACGGCCGCATCCGGGACATTGATCTGAAGAGAGGCTTCGGCTTTGTGGTGAGTGACGTTTAGGGAAATGCACACCTAATAATATTCAACGTTAATTTGCACATTTAATGACATTCTAATTGCATTGATTAAATGCCGGACAGACTTAATTAAAATGGAAAGCTTCCAAATGTGTATCCCTTTTACTGCAATTCTTTCTCatcaccagcagggggcacaATCAGTCCAGTACTGGCTTTTGtagaatatgtgtttttttttgcacatgccTTTTCTCTTAAGTCGACCTAAGTCAGAGCTTGTTCGGCGTAGGATAATGTTTCAAAGatgattgttgtatttttgaaaTCCGAACACGCATTGGCGGTCACTGTGCACGGGACGAAAAATGTCTGTCAGCCGTTGGTGTCCAAGTgctcattttgttcattcagtTTAAATCCAAACTATTCCCACAATATGGCTGTGGCATTCGCCTCGGAATCTATCGGTTTTGTGACGTCATTCATGTTAGTGTCGCTAACTTGCCACTACACAAGGTACCACACCTCTTgcctgaaatcagctgggattggctccagcaaacccccataatcggcatagaagatggatgatcTTGGACAATTATAAAGGAAAATTGGTAAaactactcattcattcattcattttctaccgctttttcttcacgagggttgtggggggtgctggagcctatcccagctgtcttcgggcaagaggtggggtacaccctggactggtggccagccaatcacacatttagacaaacaaccattcacactcacattcatacctatggacaatttggagtcgctaattaacctagcatgtttttggaatgtgggaggaaaccggagtacccggagaaaacccacgcatgcacggggagaacatgcaaactccacatagagatggtggagggtggaattaaaccctggtctcttagctgtgaggtctgcgcgctaaccacttaaccgccgtgccgcccggtaaAACTACTCCGTCCTTCAAATTTGTGGAATTTCATACTAACTTTGAAATGTAGTTATTCCACAATGGGTCTGTCCACTCCCAGGTTGAAAGAGGCTGGTATAGAGAAGATAAATACGCTTTTGCAGGGTGGCTGGAGACTATAGCTCATTGCGTTGGTTCGTTAATGTTCCAAAACCTGCAACAAGCTGCCCCCCCTCGTGCTGTGTAGCTACCGTGCGTGTGCCCATGGACAAATCCCAATATTTCACAACCATGCTTTGCTTGTTCCAGGAGTTTGATGATCCCAGAGATGCAGAAGATGCCGTGTATGAGCTTGACGGTAAAGAACTTTGTAATGAAAGGTGAGTAGTTTCCTTCAcgatacagtgtatatatatatatatatatatatatatatatatatatatatatatatatatatatatatactgctaTATTAGGTACTTGTGAGTAATATAAGCAATGGAGTACAAGCATATGAACACATCTCTGTACAACAATTCTATCTGCATGGGTAATAACACTTGATAGTTGTTAATTAACCGTACGTTATCTATCTTTATTACTGCCCTGACATTGTAGCAGACACTGAGTCATGCCAGCTgctgttgtaatatttttgaaCGTAATATTAATGTTGTAATAatagtattaaaatattataatattttcggTGTGAGCAACCATGCCAGACATGTTACAACATGTTACAAACATAACTTTTAGagaagacacaggaagtggtAAAGTCAAACATTAACACTCGACACCgtcacggtggtcgagtggttagcacgtgtacctcacagttaggagaccagggttcaattccaccctcggccatctctgtgtggagtttgcatgttctccccgtgcatgcgtgggttttctccgggtactccggtttcctcccacattccaaaaacatgctaggttaattggccactccaaattgtccataggtatgaatgtgagtgtgaatggttgtttgtctatatgtgccctgtgattggctggcgaccagtccagggtgtggcccgcctctcgcccaaagacggctgggataggctccggcaccccccgcgaccctcgtgaggataagcggtagaaaatgaatgaatgttgagccctgtcatgtttttattttatgtgatgCCAGGGTGACCATAGAGCATGCTCGTGTCCGTCTGCGGGGCggccgaggaggaggaagaggaggcagcagtggtggcggcggtggcggcggaggCCGCTTCTCGGATCGTTACGGTCGAGGCTCTCAGAACAATCGGAGGTATCTCATTCTAGTTCTCAAGTTAAAAtcctataaatgttttttttttttttaattatattctccctcccccccccccctttcttttAGTCGAAACCCGCCTCCGATGCGCACTGAGAACCGTCTCATAGTGGAGAACTTGTCCTCCCGTGTGAGCTGGCAGGTCAGTATTGGCACAAGTTTCACGTTTAGTTTAATTCCACCAAAGCAGAAAATGCTAGCCtccataatatttattattatgctgtTTTAGTCAGAAATTTGGtaacaacatttttatatttctgaTGTTAAGAGCTACATTTAGTCCAAATGAAAGCTGATATAATGTGGCTAAGTTGTAGTAAGAACAAAAGAAGTCATTTGTTCCTGTGTTCCAATTTTAACCAATTCTTCACCCCTTTATTTGCCAGCCTGACAGTTGTGTCATATGGAAGAGCTCGCTTATGGTGGAGTTAACCCCTTCTGGGTCCTTCTGTCTGGGTTGAGCCTGTGGTGTCAGCCAGTCTGTCCTACTTCTACTAGTTGAAGCCTGCTGGTCATGTGAGCGCTCGCTTCCCACTAGGGGCGCTGGCGGCCCCTTCGCTCGCTCGCAACGCCCTCTGTCCAAGGCAGAGGGGGCGCCTGGTGTGTGGCTGAGAGCGAGGGAGAGGAAACAGAAAGTTGGCAGAGAGAAAGCAGAGGAGAGAGCGAGAGTCGATGGCCGCGTTGATCGATGGTTCGTTAAATTGAGGGGGCTCCGATCGATCGATataccccctcccctcccccctctGGTCTTCCCGCACAtcgcgagagagagagagagagaaagtgtGAATGCCTCCCAGGTGCCCGTGGATATAATCGGCTGTTACCCCAAAGGGTTTCGCTCTCAGGTAGTAGTTTCCTCTCTTCCACCCTGTTCACTCTCTTTGCTGAGGCAGGGTGCCGAGGCGGGGGCGGCGGCCCCGGCGCGAAGCCCTGACACAAAATGGGGCTCTTAGTGCCAAATTCCCGCCCAAGCGGCGCCACTGCAGTTCACTTCATGCAGATGGTCTCTGTAGTCTTAACGAGAGGGCGGCCCGAGAATCTCAAAGCTGACAAAAGCCATTGGCGCGTCCTAAATTTTCTCACCTTTTGCTCGGTTTTTGGTCCCAAACGTCGTCACGACACGACCGCTCGGCAGCTTTGAGGTTCTTGGCCCCCTTCATGTAGCCTCAGTAGTCACAATCTAACCATCTCTCCTTTTTGAGCAAATCAGCCCTTTCTCTGTGATTGTGCTGCCAGCCTCTCCCCGAGCTAACCGCTGTTTGCATGTGTAGGACCTAAAAGATTTCATGAGGCAAGCTGGAGAGGTGACATTTGCCGATGCACATCGACCTAAACTCAACGAAGGGTGAGCTTTTCTcgttttctttgtgtgtgtcggCGTATAAATGAATACGCATTCGTAATGTGTTACTGATGTCTTTGCAGCGTGGTTGAGTTTGCCTCTTACAGCGACCTGCAAAACGCCCTTGATAAACTGTCTGGAAAGGAAATCAATGGCAGGAAAATCAAGCTCATTGAGGCAGCCAAGAAGAGGTGAGTCTGTCTGTTGGCATTTGTCAGCCGTAGTGGTCAAGGACGTGCCTTGTATTGATATgtacttcattaggtacacctgctcaATACAAAAAACGCCTCAAATATCTGTCTCTtacaatgatgataatgatcTGTTTCAATTGGCACAGTCAGAGATGTACggacatatttcatatttaataatgtGCAGTTGTCCCTCAACACATCCCGGTTTCATGGGACGGGgtctaaaaatattgaaatactagggccctataaattccgttttattttttcccaaattccgttttttccgtttttaattttttggaattccatttttgttttaccttttactcattttaccacaaaagagtgcgttttaataatgtttatgaataaaatgcacactaattaattagaaatgaacttacattcattgaggcgacacaatattgcacttttcctcaatactttactactgcatcatgtaacacaacattgcactaggtacttcaaataaaaaatgtttgaagtgaaaacaaatgacatattaaaaaataataaagtgctcAACCAGCCTTTTCTCTTCAAGCGAAAATATACTTGACTTTATACAAAACACAGTCAATTTTTTAACATAGAAACATATTAAAACAATCTTTTCCACAGTACATAAAGTGCATCAAAACAAGGCAAAATGCAGCAGGAAGTTCCTGATTTATGAAATTTAAGTTGTAAcatcaaaacaaacatattaGCTCTACTCACAGACACACAGAATTTCCCAGTTTGAGATCAATAAAGTACATCTActtgtctatctatctatctcgctacgcacatgcacgcacatgcgcgcgcacacacacgcacacacagatggTGACTACCACTACGTTGTATATTAGGCTGATAAATTAACATTAACTTACCAATAACGATGTTTAGCACACTGCAATCCCTAGCATCAGTGGTCTCATCCACAACAACGGAGAATTTT from Doryrhamphus excisus isolate RoL2022-K1 chromosome 1, RoL_Dexc_1.0, whole genome shotgun sequence encodes the following:
- the srsf5b gene encoding serine and arginine rich splicing factor 5b gives rise to the protein MSGCRIFIGRLSPSAREKDVERFFKGYGRIRDIDLKRGFGFVEFDDPRDAEDAVYELDGKELCNERVTIEHARVRLRGGRGGGRGGSSGGGGGGGGRFSDRYGRGSQNNRSRNPPPMRTENRLIVENLSSRVSWQDLKDFMRQAGEVTFADAHRPKLNEGVVEFASYSDLQNALDKLSGKEINGRKIKLIEAAKKRSRSRSQSDSSSRSRSRSRSRSRSRDRSPSGSPRRSRSPAKTHSRSRSGSHAGSRGGSPVADAPSPNSKSVDPDKQTSTSASPPPAPPHEKGSGSRSRSRSRSPSTDSQR